The window CATCGAACAGGCGCGCGTGCCGGTGCTGGTCGATGCGGGCGTGGGTACTGCCTCGGATGCCGCCATCGCCATGGAACTGGGCTGTGATGGCGTGCTGATGAACACCGCCATTGCCTGTGCACGCGATCCCATCCGCATGGCCCGCGCCATGAAGCTGGCGGTGCAAGCAGGTCGCGAAGCCTTCCTCTCTGGCCGCATCCCGCGCAAGTTTGCGGCCTCGCCGTCGTCGCCGATGGCTGGTCGCGTGGCATAAGCATGCAGGCGGCCTATCGTTCCACGCCACCCTGCGTGCTGGTCTTCTCCGGCTCCGACCCTAGCGGCGGGGCCGGCATGCAGGCCGATATCCCGGCCATCACCGCGCTGGGGTGCCATCCCTTGTCGGTGCCGACGGCTTTGACGGTGCAGGACAACGTCAGCGTCTTTGCCGTGCATGCGCTCGATCCTGAACTGGTGCGTCACCAGGCGCAGGTGCTGATCGACCGTTTCGACATCGCGGCGGTCAAGCTGGGCATTGCAGGCAGTCGTGAGAATGCCGAGGTCATCGCGGACTTGATCCGGCAATTGCGCGAGCGCAATCCGCAACTGCCGGTGGTGCTCGATCCGGTGCTGGCCAATGGCAAGGGAGACCAGCTGTCGCGTGATGATGCGGTGCGTGTGATCGAACCGTTGTACGAGCTGGCAACCGTGATCACGCCCAATCTCAACGAGGCGCGCCGCCTGTGCGGTGACGTGGAGCCTACGCAGCAGGCCGCCCTGCTGATGGCGCGGGGTTGCGCGCATGTGCTGCTCAAGGGCGGTCATGGTCCGCAGGAGCAGGATGTGATCAATCGTTGGTACGGCCAGCTGTTCCGTTCCGAGTTTGCCGAAGAAGCGATTGAAACTGCGCGCTGGCGCTGGACCCGCCTGCCCGATGAATTCCACGGCAGCGGCTGCACGCTGGCGGCGGCCCTGTCGGCCTGCCTGGCGCGGGGCCTGCCGATGCGCCAGGCCATCGAGCTGGCCCAGCACTACACCCAGCATGCGCTCGCTACCTCGTATGCCATTGCTGACGGGCAGCGCATTCCCCATCGCGTGCCTGCGTTCGAAGCTGTTGTTGACGCCGCACCCGCGGCAGGAGCCTGACATGAAACCCGAGTATGCAAAGCATCTACGCGGCCTCTACATCGTCACACCCGACTGGGATGACACCGCCCAATTGCTGGCGGCCACCGAGCTGGCCTTGCAACAAGGTGCTGCGCTGGTGCAGTACCGCCACAAGACGGCCGACGCGCAGCAACGGCAGGCGCAAGCCTCGGCGCTGCTGGCCTTGTGCCGGCAGTACCAGGTGCCGCTGATCATCAACGATCATGTGGACCTGTGCCTGGACATCGATGCCGATGGCATCCACGTCGGCGGCACCGACGCTTCCATCGCCGAGGTGCGCAAGGCCGTCGGGCCGGACCGCATCGTGGGCGCGTCCTGCTATGGCACGCTGGAGCTGGCGCATGCGGCCTATCGTGATGGCGCGAGTTACGTCGCCTTTGGCGGCTTCTATCCGTCGCGGGTGAAAAAATATGATTTCCGGACTGCACCGGAAATCATTGCGCACTCCAAGCGCGAGATTCCCTTGCCGGTGGTGGTGATCGGCGGGATCACCCTGGAGAATGCGCCACCGCTGGTGGAGCAGGGGGCCGACATGGTGGCCGTCATCAGCAGTGTCTATCTGGTGCCGGTGGAAGAGCGCAAGACGCGGGAGCTGGCTGATCTCTATCGGTGAGGCATGGAATCCAATATCACCGTTCGGACTGAGTAGACCCGAAGGGGCGTATCGAAGGCGCGCTGGAGGTGCGCAGTCGCCGTCGCGCCTTCGATACGCCGCGCAGCGGCTACTCAGTCCGAACGGTTCGAAAAAAATGCCGTTCGATTGTGAACGGCATTTTCTATTTGGCTAACGCCAGGCGATCATCAGCCTTCCAGCAAGCTGCGCAGCATCCACGCATTCTTTTCATGCAGCTGCATGCGCTGGGTCAGCAGGTCGGCGGTCGGTTCATCGGCGGCTGCATCCACGGTCGGGAAGATCGAACGGGCAGTGCGGGTCACGGCTTCCTGACCGGCCACCAGCTGGGCGATCATCTCCTGGGCGTTGGGCACGCCATCGGCTTCGGGGATCGACGACAGCTTGGCGAATTCCTTGTACGAACCCGGGGCCGGATAGCCCAGTGCGCGGATGCGTTCGGCGATCAGGTCCACGGCCAGCGCCAACTCGTTGTACTGGCCTTCGAACATCA is drawn from Herbaspirillum seropedicae and contains these coding sequences:
- the thiD gene encoding bifunctional hydroxymethylpyrimidine kinase/phosphomethylpyrimidine kinase, which gives rise to MQAAYRSTPPCVLVFSGSDPSGGAGMQADIPAITALGCHPLSVPTALTVQDNVSVFAVHALDPELVRHQAQVLIDRFDIAAVKLGIAGSRENAEVIADLIRQLRERNPQLPVVLDPVLANGKGDQLSRDDAVRVIEPLYELATVITPNLNEARRLCGDVEPTQQAALLMARGCAHVLLKGGHGPQEQDVINRWYGQLFRSEFAEEAIETARWRWTRLPDEFHGSGCTLAAALSACLARGLPMRQAIELAQHYTQHALATSYAIADGQRIPHRVPAFEAVVDAAPAAGA
- the thiE gene encoding thiamine phosphate synthase, with protein sequence MKPEYAKHLRGLYIVTPDWDDTAQLLAATELALQQGAALVQYRHKTADAQQRQAQASALLALCRQYQVPLIINDHVDLCLDIDADGIHVGGTDASIAEVRKAVGPDRIVGASCYGTLELAHAAYRDGASYVAFGGFYPSRVKKYDFRTAPEIIAHSKREIPLPVVVIGGITLENAPPLVEQGADMVAVISSVYLVPVEERKTRELADLYR
- a CDS encoding Dps family protein, which translates into the protein MAKKNVAAPSINIGINDKDRKKIADGLSKLLADTYTLYLKTHNFHWNVTGPMFNTLHLMFEGQYNELALAVDLIAERIRALGYPAPGSYKEFAKLSSIPEADGVPNAQEMIAQLVAGQEAVTRTARSIFPTVDAAADEPTADLLTQRMQLHEKNAWMLRSLLEG